The DNA region AGTGCGAGAAAGACATAACCAGAACAATCCTGCTCCGGAAGACATTTGCTTGGAACTAGAGGACCGAGTATTGCTGCGACGCTGGTATGAAGCATGGCACAAGGAGATATTCCCGGGTCGAGCATGCGTAATAGACCTCGTGCCGGTCAAAGCGCTTGACTTGCATCATGGATGTCGCTTCAGGCGAGGAGCTAGAAAAAGCAATATACCCTTCGTTCCGTGGACCATCGGGCTCACTGCGCAAGATCGCGTCTCCCGCTAGCCATGGGATATGGGCGACTAGTCTGTTTATGCCATTCTCAATGGTTTTGAGGGCAGTTTTGCTGTCGGTCGTGTTGAAGTGCAGTAAATAGGGAAGGTATACTTTGTATGGTCGAGAGGTGTGAGAGCGAGGAAATCAGTGTTTCTCGCCATGTTGCTGTGTCATAAGTCAGTGTCAAAATAAATACTGCTAAGATCTTGGAAGCCGTACAGCCTTGGAAGCAGAATTCAAGGAAAAATGGCTACCTCGCAGCAGCTCGTATACGATGCGTTATTTATCACACGCTTATTCTTTGCGGTGAACTGACTAGAGCCAATAGCCCCCGAGCAGCTGATGAAATAAGTAAGCACGCACAGAGCACGGACTACGGATCTCAGTGCAGAATCCTTGTAGTGCTGGGCTGTTATCGTTGGCTGAATGCACTCCCTGAACAACTCAAATTCAACGGCATTTGGTATCAATAATTTCTCAAGACATGGCATTAGTTAGTGCAGCACTAACTGCTCTATCCTGGCATATTTCAGATACTGTCGCTGACTAAATCAAAAATACAAGGATAGAGAAATAGCCAGTGCTGTGCATAAGGCACCTTCAAGCGATTCCAAGTCGATGCTTGCCCAAGGATTAGGCAAAGGCGATGAGTACCCTAATACTCTGCTATCACATTTGGAAATCCGAGTatatcaaatatcatcaTCTGTCTCAGAACGAGACAACTTCGGATCGTCCTTCCACATAGCAGGACAGCCTTATGTACATCTCGGCTGGATATCTGCCAGAGAACATTCTTACACCATCTTTAGTCAGCAGCTATGGAATTCACTTAACGTAGtcggtaagcgagtcggccacgtaagcgagtcggccacatCTCCGATTTCACGAGTCATAATATGATTGAAGCACTTCAAACCAAtaccatgccaccaaaatcGCATACCAAATCAAAAAATTCAGTTGAGCAGGAGGGGAGGATGCTCCTTGCAATATCTGCTTTAAACAATAATGAAATATCCAATATTCGTGAAGCAGCACGTGTTTATAATGTGCCACGCTCTACTCTCCAAGACCGGCTACGCGGAAAGACATATCGGGATGAGACACGCGCAAATAATCATAAAATGACTcaaaatgaagaggaatcgctTGTACAATGGATACTATCACTTGATCGACgtggagcagctccccgACCAGCTCATATTCAGGAAATGGCTAATATTCTACTCTCAAAGCGGGGCCATACAACTACAACAACTGTTGGAGATAAATGGGTCTATAACTTTATCAAACGCCATGACATGCTTAAATCCCGATTCTCCCGACGCTATAACTACCAACGTGCTGAGTGTGAAGACCCCAAAATCATCAAGGAGTGGTTTGATCGGGTGCAAATTACTATCATGCAACATGGGATTGCGCttgaagatatctacaactttGATGAGACAGGATATGCAATGGGCCTTATAGCTACTGCTAAAGTAGTGAACAGAGCAGAGATGACTGGCCGGCCCTTTCTTGTACAGCCAGGAAACCGGGAATGGGTTACATCTATCGAGTGTATCAACTCTACAGGATGGGCTCTACCACCATGCATTATCTTCAAAGGGAAGGTCCATATTGAGGGATGGTATCAAGATGAGGCCTTGCCAAAGGACTGGAGGATTGAAGTCAGTGATAACGGATGGACAACTGATCAAATCGGACTACAATGGCTTCGAAATACCTTTATTCCAGCTACAAATGGCCGTATGACTGGAAAATACCGCCTCctgattcttgatggccatggaagTCATTTAACACCTCAATTTGATGAAATATGCAATCAAAATGATATTATACCAATCTGCATGCCAGCACATTCATCGCACCTTCtacaacctcttgatgtggGCTGTTTCGCGCCTTTGAAGAAGGCATATGGCCGTTTGGTTGAGAATAAGGCACGGCGCAACTTCAACCATATTGACAAACTTGACTTTCTTGAGGCCTATCCACAAGCCCGTACAGAAGTCTTTAAGACTGAGAATATCAAAAACAGCTTTGCAGCAGCTGGATTGGTCCCATTTAATCCAGAACGAGTGCTTGAGAAGCTTAATATACAGCTTAAGACTCCTACACCACCAGGCAGCCGATCTACCGATTCAGCACCTAAAACACCCCACAATCTCAAGCAACCAGAGAAGCAGGCATCTACAATCAAGAAGCTTCTAGGGCAGCGTACAGAGAGTCCTCCGAGCCCAGTAAATGATGCAATAAACCGGCTTGTCAAAGGATGTGAAATCCACATGAATACCGCAATCcttctcaccaaagaagtCCAGGATTTACAAGCTGCACATGAGAAAAAGCGGCAACAAAAGAAGCGATCCAAGCGACAGATAGCTCATACAGGTGGCCTGTCTATCCAAGAAGGCATAGACCTTATGCAGCGGAGGAATGAGGCCCAGGAAGCTGAAGATACTATACAGATGGAGACCGCACCATCTACATCTCAACCACATGTACGGGCGCCACCACGGTGTTCTGATTGCAATGTTTTGGGACATAAAAGAACTCATTGTCCTAGTCGCAGCAGTAATTAGTTTTTATATATAAATGCATTTTTGGGGAGTTTAAAGTAGGTCTGTTTCTCaacatagctcggaggtggccgactcgcttacgtggccgactcgcttaccgaCTACGTTAGAGAGAGATCCGCATTTGACTTATTTTAGTCATAACTGATATCTCTGTCCTCTCCAGTACGCCCAACAGAAAGGTTTCTGCGAGGATATAGACGAGGAAAAGTACTCTCTCATGATTATCTACGCCGTGCAAACTCAGCGCCCCccctaaaaaaaaaaaaaacaaaatgTACTCCTGCGCAACATACTGGAATAGCGGCGAAAGAAAGGAGGGATTTCAGATGACTACAAGCGCATTGTGTTGGAACAATTGAAGCAAAGCGGGAGTATGGACCTCACGCTTGTGGTGCTTCGGAAGCTGCAAGTTTGAGATTGTTAAGGAGGTCAAATTGATTGCCCCAGGATCGTGAAACGAAAAATCCTCTAGAGTCGTTACTTGGTATACTGGAGGTGTAAAATCTTGGAAAGATCCAGCGCGTTGATCCTGTTTGCTCATCTCAAACAGCTCTAGCTTCGAGGATGGGAAGGTGTTTGTGAGGGTCAAAGCATAGACAATTGGTTGGTAAGTACGTACATGTGCTCTATATACTACGTTCTTATTATAGGGCGGTAGCCGGCAACGGTTCTTCTTATCTATTTTGGGTAATATACATTGTATGCACGTATAACACACAGACTGGTGTCCTTCTATTCACATAGAACAACCTTTGGTGAGACATCAGGTCGAGGTTAGACGAACAGGACCCGGTGCCCGAAGCCATGGGAGGACAGTCAACAGGCGACGGCAAGTCAGGACACGTAAGTGTACCAGTAGCCTGAGAAGGGGAGGCAGAATTAGTGTATGTGCAAAAGGTACACCCATGCAGTGCGCTGGTGAACGTCCAGGAAGACGTAAAATCCCTGATGTGAACATTTCCTGGTATTGCTTTCGTGTTAACTTGGATAGATGAGCAGGGCCATTTGCGGTCTGGGTAGTCGAGATCATATTTCACCACTGCCCAGAAGTCAGTGTGGCCGCCTTCTTGGGCTGAGGAATACCAAACCTATTGGACTTTGTGGTGCCTGCAACATTACGATGACCTCAGAAAAGCCGCTGGAAGACGAAGTCAACCCAACGATGGAAACACTACTGAGAAAGGAGAAGCTTTGTGGGGAAGTTGGAGTTGGACTGCCGAAGAGATCAAGAAATTGGAAACGGATTGGGGATGGCCGGCTTGTGTTTTGTACTGATGCGACCCGGTCTGTGTTGCAAGTGGTAAAGAATGATCTGGCTATTGGTCTTTCAAACGAAGACTTCCCCGAGCTCAAAGAAATCCTTCATTATGTGAGAGAAAACCCAATGCTACTCTTTTCACCTTCTGACAACTGCTTTTACTCAGGCGACTATCCCGCTTGGAGTCCACCGCCAGCTCCTCTTAACACCAATGTCGATATGAAATGGGGTCTCTCTACAGATAGGACGAGCGATGAATCTATACCAGGGGGATACTTTCGATCCTTAATGTCAGGGACAACCAACAGGGTTGAAGTGGCGAGACTTTGGGACCTTCCAGCACTTCGACGGCTAGGTGTTTGCCTGTGGGATCGATGGCGTACGTATTGCTGGGTTGATGCAATAACCGACGAGAAGGGTAGCCACCCCAGATGGAGGTTTTATGGAAAGACCTGCTATAGTACAACACTATCTAGCGCCGATTAAACCATGGCTGGCATTGATTGGCAAGGAAATTCCTTGTGATTAGCATTTCCCCTTAACATTGAAAAGAACCAGAAAAGCGCACAAAAACCAACCCAGGCATACCGCGCTACTTATATAGGGAAATGAGAGAGGATTTGCTATATCATGACCTGTACGGAATTCTTACTCAGAAATCCGTGCTTTGGTGTTCTCCCTTGATAGTGTCCGGTATTGTCCACTTAAGGTTATTAAATCACAGAGCTTAGTATCAATAAAATGTCCCATTTCCAATTCCTATTCGATAAAGGGGATTGTGGTGGATTTTAGGCAGCCATAAAAAAGCTTCTCTTTCATTTTGAATATCCTAAAAATACTCTGTTTGTATGGAGCACTGTCGCACAATCTGTACAGCACGGAAATATTGCAGTCCGTAATTTATGTATCATCAGGAATAAGCCGAGCAAGACGTACGTAGCCATTAATTGTTGTGTCGAAGAGGAATAATGAGATTGTTTCCATACTATTATCGGAGTGATGAGAATACTGTCAATCCCTCGCTTCTTAGCCACTCATTCTGTATCGAATGGCGCCGGGAGTGAACGTGCTTCTTGGCATTAATGTCAATACAGGATGATCATTATGGTGACTTTCCATACTCCTTATCAGAGAGCAGAGACTGCTAGTAGGATTACTTCTAGAAGAATGCGTTGTACTGTGTTGATAGAGGTCGTCATTTTGACCATGTtcttgtactccgtactccgtaatCTGTATACCAATAATGCGACGTAGAACGGCCGGAGGATAGTCATGTGGAGTTCCGGACGGAGCGTAGTGGAGAGATCAGTGAAGAATCTTAGCGATCGAAAATCACAATTAATGGCTGGCGTTGTTCCCGAGCAAGTCCTTGAAACCATCGGAAAGACTGTCAAGTGCATCAGAAGCGAGTACAGCACACTGCGTCCTGAATGAGTAAACCGATGGCAATATACCTACTACGAATATCGCATGAGATGCACAATTGAATAATCCCGGTTAGGGCATATTGATGATGGATCAACCGCAAGCGAGAGTCTGGAAGCGTCGCTCAGGCACAGGCCATTAATCAACAATACGTTCAAATACGCCGAACCGCCAATTGATTTCGGCGCATTCCCTGGTTCCTTTTTCCTGGTCTTCGCTCGAGCCCGAACCAAGAATCACAGACCGCCGGAATCGATATCGCCACTCTTAATTTAGGAGCTCGTACGTATTCCAGTACTACCGGTATACCGAGTACAGACCAGACGCTGGCGAGTATTATGTCGAGTTCTGGTACGGAGAGGACTAGGACTCTGCTCCGTATGCGATCGCTGAATTCGACTGACGGGTTTTGGCATTTGACGGTTGAGACCTTACATACCTTACTTActgtgtacggagtagatgGCATTCATCCAGGAGGTTGGTTTTTTATTTTTGCCTTATCCGTTCTGGGACAATACCGTAAGGTGTTTTGTATTGATAGTCGTCGATCGTGGCGAATTCTGAATTGAGCTATTCACCGAGCTGTGTTGGCTGTCTTTCTCCAGGTATTTATAGAGCCAGAATCGAACAATGACAACAAGTGTGGTACAGACTACAGATATACTTGTATGGCATTGGTGCATAATAACGGAAGTATTGGTGTTACTATAGATATCTGATTTCTGTATGGTATGGTTCTGTCATTATGTATTACTAGCCACACTAGTCCGGACTAGTTCTACGGGTAACATACTCCTAAACAAGATTTGGATCATCTCGATCCTCAATACTGGACGAAACCATCAATATTGCAAATAATAGACTATGAATGTCATTCCATTGAATGTTTTCAAACTGTGATGGAAGTGGCGCATTCGGCATACAATTTTGCATTCTGTATTGGTATTACTGAAAACAGAAACTGTTATGGCCAGAATCGGGTCTAACAGCCAACGCAAACAAAAAATGACTGTGAGTGGCTTACGATAGCCGGGCGGGGCTGGTGTGCCAAATATTGGCCAATGAAAAGCGACAGCGACAGCATCGATTGGCGATGTGTTACACGCTGGGGCCAACTAGGGAGCGCAAAAATCGGTTTCATTTCCGGTCACGAATCAAGGATCGCAGCGCTTTCGGCTGTCAGGACTGTAATGCTCCTGCCAGGTACCGTATTGTCTAGCCATGATTCTGCTCAATTATTGGTTGTGCCCTGAATCAGACTACCGTAAATTACTGTGTCGTAATTACAATACCGATCCACTGCGTGGGCCACGCCTCCTTTCTTGTCCTCCCTGAATGAAAGCCCTTTTTGGCTCTGGTTGCGCTTTCTCTCCTTCACCATCagtcctttttttttcttctttccatctcttcttcttcaccttcccGCCcgttccttcttttcttgtcgAGTCTTTCTTCGCGCCCGTCCCCGGCAGCTTCCTTCGTTTGGCCCCTTCCCATTTAACCCTTCGCTCGTTCAAATTCCAACTGTTTGTCTCCCtctctcccctcctccccctccccaaaaGAACGCTGCTTTCTATTCTATCTCTCGGACAACAGCTTATTATCTCGTTATTATCCAGACTGCATCTCTCACTTTTTCACTATTCGACTATCGGTACGTCTTGCATCGGACTCGCACAGGCTGTGTTTCTCAACCCGGTTGTTGCTCGAGGTCAAAACGCTCGACCGTTGAAAAACTCAGTCCCTGGTCGCATTCGAAATTTACGAACCCTTCCTATACTGTGGACGAGAACTAACGAGGTTCCCTGCACAGAATAAGAGCTATCGCAATGGCCTTTCTGAAGTACGCTCTTCCCGTCCTGGCGGCGGGTCAACTTGCTTTCGGTTCCTGTGAGTGATCATTGAAACCGGCTTATTTAAAAGGAATGGGAAACTGACAAGATTTTCTACAGCCTGCGGTGAGGACGGCAAGACCATCAAGATCTCCAGCCAGGGTGACATCGACGGCTACAGCTCGTGCAAGACCCTCAAGGGTGATGTTGAAATCTCCGAGCAGGTCGCCGACACCCTGTCTATCAACAACATTGAGAAGATCACCGGTGGTCTCAGCTGCACCGGTGCTAGCAATCTTACCTCTCTGACTGCCCCTCAACTTGGCGAGATCGGCGACACCTTCAAGCTCGATGGCCTTACCGGTCTCTACACTCTCAACTTTGGTTCTCTGAGCAGCGTTGGCAGCATCAAGTTCACTGCTCTTCCCCAGCTGCAGAAGCTTGAGTTCGCGACCGGTGTTTCCGAGGCCGGCAACGTTGCCATCACCAACACTGGTCTGTCCAGCCTTGACGGTATCTCCCTCAACAAGGTTGGTGACTTTGACATCACTGAGAACACCAACCTCAAGTCTGTCAACGTCAACAACCTGACCGAGGCTACCGGTCTGATCAACTTCGCTGGTAACATGGACTCTCTCGAGATCGAGCTCCCCAACCTCGGCAGCGGTACCAACATGACCTTCCGTAACGTCAGCAGCGTTTCCGTGCCTTCTCTCCACAACTTGACCGGTCAGATGGGTTTCTGGGGCGACAGCTTCAAGACCTTCAGCGCCCCCAACCTCACCGAGACCGGTGACATCGCTTTCAACGGCAACGAGaagctctccaacatcaGCCTGCCTCAGCTCGAGACTGTCAACGGTGGTTTCCAGATCATTCGTAACGACAAGCTTGCCAACATCTCCTTCCCTAGCCTTGACACCGTTACTGGTGCTATTGACTTCAGCGGTGCTTTTGACAGGTACGTTTATGCTTTCATTGAATTACATTGTTGACACTACTAACATGACTACTAGTGTCGACATCCCCAAGCTGAGCAACGTCAAGGGTGGTTTCAACATGCAGAGCACTGGTGACTTCGACTGTGACGGTTTCGACAAGAAGCACAAGGACAAGGTTATCCGTGGTTCGTACACTTGCTCCGCCAAGAAGTCCAACCCCAAGAGCAAGAACGGCCAGTCTGGTACTTCCAGTGGCACCGCTTCTGCCGCTTCTGGCACTTCTACTTCGAGCGAGGGTGCTGCCCCTGCCAACATTGCCAACGTTCCCGCCATGGGCATGGCTGCCGTCTTTGGTGCTCTCCTCCAGCTCGCTATGTAAAAGCCCTTCCCCTGTTGATACCAGAGAGATGCGTTCTTTATTTCCGTTTTTTTCTCTATTTTATACCATTCTACTTTGCTCCAAAGAGTTGTGTAGAGTCGCTTAATTAGCAAGGGGTTCTCTTGTCATATCTTATTTTCTTCTGCTGTCCTTATAATAATTTCAGAGTCTTGAGGGAGATCCGCTCGTTTGGCGGGTTGTGTCCTCTGGAGATAAAGGTTTCATCGTTCTATCGGAAAGGagtttgtctttttttttttttcacttATTGTTGGTTTGCTCATGTTTCTAATCGCCATTAATTTGATACGACTATTTCTGAGATATTCCTCTGCCCTATAGCCAGCGAAAGTGGTTCATGAGTCAAGTATTTTAGTCTGGCCGCATGCTGCTTCCCGCGAGCCCCGGTGGCTGGCGGCGGGCATGTCCGAACGGCTGTTGTAGGCTCAGTTTGGTAGTTGATGTGCATCAAGCTTGCAGTTAGTTGGGTCGCCGACTTTCATAGCCGGAGTGTGCGGCGACACGTTTTGCGTTTGTCGGACGAGGGGAGGATGATGTCGAGAGCTGAAGGATTCGAGAGATCGATTGCCAGCTGTCAGCGTCCCCGCCGTTGTTTCGGATTCTACCGTCGATTATCGTCTGGTGAGCAGCGTTTAGCAATAGTGAGGTTCATGACCAAGAGAAAAGCGTTCTTCTAGCTACTACTGCTACAACGAGACCTACAAGGCAACCTCCATTTGTCCACGCCGTGTCTATTCGCATCAATTCATCAATCTCATTGTTGAACTACGATGGATCGATCTCTTGTCCCGCCGGACAAACTCCATGAGGGCGGGACGGGCCTGTACTTGTATGCGTGCGCGCACATACATATATGCAACTATTATACGCACACCATTAATGAGAGGACGGGAGAGCAGGAAAACAGAAAGTCACGTCATCTGTAAGAAGTAGAGCGGGTTTACTCTCCGCAACGAAAACGAGAAGGGTTCATGTGATACATCACATCAGCGGGAAGCATAACGAGAAGAGGGGAACTGAACCGTGGTCGATTCGCCCCGTACTTAGTACGGATACTTGTAGATGGACAATCAAGCCGAACCGTACTCTGTGGATCCATCTACGCATCTAGCATCTATCTCTTGGAATAAGCGGGTCGATCGACTATTATGGACATGGGTGCTCGATTAAAGTGTCGGAAGTAAAGGAAGTAGCTTCCATTGAATTTTTTTGTGCGTGTTCAGTGGTCGGGTAAAATTGCCTGACTAACTATGGAGTAGTAATCTGCTTCTACTCCGTTTACTATGGAGCCTTCGCTGTGGGTAAATCGTACGATATTATGAAGTATCATGTATCCTTGCCTTTCTTGCTTGATGTCGGTCTCATCTCTGTAGCGTGCCGTCCCGAGCATGTCATGTacagtgtacggagtacgcaCAGAACACAAGTGGTGAGTTAGGGCGTACCTATAGTTTGGTGGTTGAAGTTTGCTATACAATGTGTTGTACAGGTGAACGAGGGGATGATTGGGTGTAGTCCGTGGCACAAGAGAGGTATTCCGTACTAGGATCATAGCGTAGGAACTTTGGTTCTGGTTTCCTAGCTAGCTGTCTATCTAGACTTCTGCCTTACGGTTTCTATGGAACACCCAGATCAAGATCTACCGGAAGCAACATCCAACATCCAACAATGGCCCTTCAGTACTTCAGCACAGCCAGGATATACGGAATACCCCTGTATAAATGTAGATGATATGATATAACATGATATAATTGAATATTATGATCTATGCCCTGCAAGGCGCGCGGGCGGAGCGCTACATACATATCCGTCCCTACTATCCGTCCTTGCACAGATACCAATCGCTACTACGTAGGTGTACATGTATACTCTATCCCATATGTATGCATGCGCACCTTGCATCCGCGTCTATGTTCCCCATAGACCCAGTCCAGTCCCATCTAGCTCCAGCCAGCCCGATCCGTCCCGGGTTCCAGGATAGGTCCTGGAGTCTTTTTCCTTGAGCTTTCCAGGGATGTGCTTGTATGTACATGTATATGTATATGTATGCGTCTGGAAAGAGAAATCCGTACTCTGGTAATATGTGGTATCTGTATGCTCTCGATATGATCTAATAGGACTGTTCGGGCCGGACGCGGAATGACTCGTGGATACGCAGGTCGACCTTACTGGTTGATTGGTACTGCTTGTCCAAGTACGTCTTGCTTTGCTAGCAATACAAGGGCGGAATACCTCAATTAGAGTGAGGCTGGCCGATGAAGGGTGATCTGAGcggtgatggcggttgtACTGACTCGTAGAGGATCATTCACTGTACACAGGAGTATCTGTGTGCTCTCTACTTGACTCCGTACCTACGTGACAACTATGGAGTAGTACAGGAGTACCCCGGCTATACTATCGAGCTGCTAATTGGTCCGGAATCCTTACGATCATTTGTTATTGACAGGTGGACCTGTTagtatattttctttttcggaTATCTACAGTACCTTGTGCGCTGTAGGGATGTTCTACTTCAATAGAGTACGCGACAGAAGCAAGGTCAATCTACTTTTACTTCATAGCACTGTGATCAGGAAAGGATGAAGTAAGTACTTTTGAGACTTCTATGTGTATGCCGGATATGCAATCCTACTCCGTCGACTGTACGCCATGCATACATGTGCGATGATAGCCAGTGCATCCGCTCTTCGTGGGGGTTGTACGTGCAAGTACGGGTACCTGCCCTTGCCGGAAGGAAAATAGGTTATTGATAGTGATGCAATACAGGGGCCGAATCTAGATTCTGTTGGCATTCTGGTTTTGGGTTTTGAATCCAGTTATTTCTGTCTGAATTCTATCCCATGACCACGTCAGTGGTATTTTATAATTCCACGGTCACTGTAATCCATATCCATGGACAGTTAGAATAGGTACTTCTGACATGAACAAGGATATCAGCTTCTGACCAGTCAATTGGGTAGGGGGCATATATTGCTATTCTGCGAACTCGTGTTTTCAAATCTAATCCGGTGATCTCTTGATCCATAGAGTAAGCCACCTGTATATCCTCCGCGTACGCCGTAGCATCAGGGTCAACAACGTACCATAATAAGGTTCAAACCATTCCTACGGAACTATATACCGAGGGCGATGACGATCTGGGACATACATggagaaaacaaaaaacgAGTCTCGACCGCCGGAGAATACCTAACCAACGCCAATGCAGCTAGCCATGCAGCGGAAACTCCATCCGCCTGTACAAAGAGCAGAAGTAAGGTTGAGAGATTGCGCAATGTATGGGATGGCTCGTGCTCGGCTACGTGCAAGGATGTTGTTTATTGATTAGCGTATACAAGTGATTTATTTAGAACTCTGGCTGGGTGATTTTCAGAGTTGTGGCTGGTGTACTCTGTGCTATCGGAGGTTTAACTGAGATAGTAACGCTACAGTTGGCAGTGACCTACCCGATGTGGTTTAGTCGATAGTACACCGCCGATATGACAGCTCTGATTATGCCCTGAAACGCCGGGGCTCCACTGACGACCGACCTCCAACCTCTCCATTCTCCATCCACTGCCCGTCATTTTCATTTTCCCCGTCCGTCCACAATAATCACTGGCAGCTTTACTCATCCAATCTCTTGGCGATGGCTCTTGCCCGTTCAGGCAGAACAATGGACAGTTCGTTTCATTGTCTGATTATCTTAATTACCGTTTTGCTATCAACGTCCACCAAAGGGATTCCAAAGCCTCCCAACCTAAACACTCGTATTTGGCTGAGATTTGAATTGCCGTGAATTGAACTAGCGATAGTTTATTCATATCAAGACACCAATCAACAGCATTTCCAACCTCAACTCTTATCCGGAACCGTGCCCGGAAATAACTATAATCTGGCACTGACAGCCCGTCAGACCCTGGCCATTGGATTCGTTCCGATCCTTCGGTCTCCTCGGGTCGTCTATCGTGGGAATATCCTATTTTTCTGCCTTACACAAGACAAATATTCGTATGGCCTAGGCCAATATTTTTGTGATTCCGCACAGATCTCGTCTcatgtacaagtacttcttgaggctgctgctgaattTATTCGAGTCGTCGTTCGTATGGCACAATCCTTGCTTCCTGCTATTTGCCCGGAATCTTTTTCCAACCAACCCAGAAAAGGAGCCTCCACCCCCTCCTCCTTGGTGAATGGAGAACGGATGGATGGAGATCCCGGCTCCCTCCTGTCGGTGCGTCGGATTGTTTCGATGTACGATGTACGATGTACGGAGGAGCATTGCTAtgccagaagaccttctaTGATCCCTGTCGTTGCATTTTCCGTACTTTTGTCACTTTATGTTCCCCCGGAGATGGAGATGCCCTCTTTCCCCTCAGCGGAGATCTTTCATCATTGCTGCAGCTAGCTGCCAGATGTTCACTTATGGCGACCTGCGCACAGTCGACGCGAAAGTGGTGGTGAATGAGTGCGATGCGCTGTCTGAGGAACTCCCGCGAGCTACGCTGTTTGAGCTGAATGAACTTTCTTATGGAGCCTCATGGGCATTTGCCACGATCGATAAGTTCTGCGGGTGTCCATTCGCCCGACGAAACAGGCTGTTATCGTCATCACTGGGAAGGGCTTGAGCGCTCGTTCTCTCCACTTTTCGGATTCTTCTGATCTCTCACTTTTCGTCTTTCCCCAGAGAGGAACGGAcaataaaagagaaaaaaaagaacgaTAGAACCCTGGCGTCTCATCGTCCGTTTGTACCATGGTTAAGCGCCGGATAGACTGTCCCGTAACAATTCAACATGTACGTCCATAAGCTAGTGCACTTCGCAGACCGCCA from Aspergillus chevalieri M1 DNA, chromosome 2, nearly complete sequence includes:
- the ecm33 gene encoding GPI-anchored protein Ecm33 (COG:S;~EggNog:ENOG410PNH7;~InterPro:IPR026906,IPR032675;~PFAM:PF12454,PF13306;~SECRETED:SignalP(1-23)) yields the protein MAFLKYALPVLAAGQLAFGSSCGEDGKTIKISSQGDIDGYSSCKTLKGDVEISEQVADTLSINNIEKITGGLSCTGASNLTSLTAPQLGEIGDTFKLDGLTGLYTLNFGSLSSVGSIKFTALPQLQKLEFATGVSEAGNVAITNTGLSSLDGISLNKVGDFDITENTNLKSVNVNNLTEATGLINFAGNMDSLEIELPNLGSGTNMTFRNVSSVSVPSLHNLTGQMGFWGDSFKTFSAPNLTETGDIAFNGNEKLSNISLPQLETVNGGFQIIRNDKLANISFPSLDTVTGAIDFSGAFDSVDIPKLSNVKGGFNMQSTGDFDCDGFDKKHKDKVIRGSYTCSAKKSNPKSKNGQSGTSSGTASAASGTSTSSEGAAPANIANVPAMGMAAVFGALLQLAM